aatataaaacacagggaaccaaATGTGCAATACACAGAGGTAAAGATAAATATGTAAAAGATCGGATGAACTAAGTGAAGAGCTGTGTTCCTCTATTTTGTTATTGTAATTTCTGTTAATGTCCAGTTTCTGTGGATAACAGAACTTTGAAAAAAACGATGATGTGATTTGACCGATTCTTCAAATAGAAGAGATTCAAGAGGAAGTCAATAAAGAATAATATTGAATTATCTCGGAGGCAGTAGACAGCCAGCTCTTCATCCACAGAGCTGCACTCACTAATCTCAGATGTTTTCTGCTGATCTGGACGATACAAACCTCCCAGTCCGACACTGCTGGTAAAGACAAGTGTGTTGTGCTGTGTACTCTGCTGAAGCTACAACACATAGACATCTAACTTCAGAAAATAGTACACGAGTCTGAATATGGTGCATAGGGAAAACACTCAATAGTCTGTGTATATGAACCTTTGACTGAATGTAAAGATGGAAGGCATGATGTCTAATGCAAGGACTGAGACGGACTCtggattggtcgagcatgtgtatcTGCAGGACCTTTCTACTGCTCCTCCATTCCCGATCAATACTCTCCAGACTCTGACGTCATTTGATGCAAGAGAGCAGCGTTTGAATCCGGTATTTATGGCTTTGTTTTCCAGatagtggaaggaagtggaggagaCCTGTCgtccattttttatttacaatccCTGTATTGTATACTCACATGAAGCTGCTCATCATCTGCTTGGTGTCCTCGGAGCTTCTGGAGTTTGCAAAACTGATGAAAGAGCAGTAGACTGCGATCCAAGCGCACCACttcaactgaaacacacatgtttaatCTGTGTTagtgaggaggaaacaaagcTTTACGTGGGAGAGAGATGAACACACAGGTGAATCAACAGGAGCTCTAAATACAATTTACATGATTCATCTTGAATTTGGTGTTCGTACATAGGCAAGCACATCTGGATGCACAAGTTACTGAAGTGGTTCAGCCCTGAAAGTCCTTCATCATAAACACTTGACATCCGTACAGTACTTTGCTTGCTGTTGCCATTACTTTGTAAACCTGTAGTAAAACATCAAGTTCACTTCATGTCTTTCTGACACGAAAAAACATCTGGACGTCATTTCCAGTCTTTGCTTAATAAATCCTGATCAATAATTTATGATATTTAAAAAGGGGCTATGTATAAACCCCAAATCAGCCAATGCTAACACAAATGCTTTTGTATGCTGTATTAATGACATTTCATAAAAACGTCATGCTGTTATTTATACAATATGATGACAAATGATTGTTGTTAATCTAAATAAACTGCCATGAATCTTATTGGTAATGTATTACTATGCTATACATCGTGATTTTCTGACTTCATGGTGACGTACATACACAGCTACGCAATGCGACCAGAGGAACAACAGGATGCCAACGAGTGAAAATAGTTCTTTGTTGAGGGAAAAACCAATTAATCAAATGATCTGGTATTGGACTGGGAGGAGGTGACACCATCCAGTGGCTGTCTTCTCTTGGTTTCATTCACTGGGACCTGAAAGTCAAACGCTGACCTTCAGCCGTTCATCTGAAAGGTGAGTTTACCTTTAATCTTCTAAATGGAACAACTGGGCTGGACCAAGGACTACCATTCAGGGAGCGACACCAGTTTAgtgtcgacacacacacacacacaatcacacacatgaTTATAATatgaggtagaggaggagggagatgagggaGTCACAGTGTGAGGGTGTGTTCGTGTATGAGTCACCTTGAGCATCAGCCCACACATGCTGAAGATCATGCCGAGCAGGTTCATGTAGTCCGGCGTGGGGTCTTCCAGCGTGGGGTTGGACTCGGTGCTGGGGGGCTTGTACCTGCAGCACCACAAGCGAAtgtgagacaaacacagaatGTCTCAAGGAGAGTATAAAGACATCTTATTGAGTCCACACAGGAAGTGCTGGTGGAAAAACATGGACTACTACAGCCTCTAGGTTTCTGCAAGAGGTTCCCACGAGATGTCTGACCCTGGCTGCAGAATTATAACATGAACATATGAACAAAAACCATCACAACAATAAACAATCAACTAATCATGAACAAACTATCGCCTCGTGGTTGATTTAAAGGTTAAATCCTCCATCTGAGTCGGGTAATGGCTAATCCTGTCACGCATGATCTGTGGAGACGTTTAGCTTGTTAGCTAGTTAGCTTATTAGCTAAACGCAGCTAATTCCACAGATTAAAGCtgaattttctttataaaacacGAACCTTAATATCTTATTTAGCCTCTTCGGGTCCGACATGTTGTTAGCGGTCATGATTTACGACAGAAAAGCTCCTGTTTGGGTGAATCTGAGGATTTAAACACCGGGGACTGCGATCAGCTGACAGGCCGGAGCGACAAGGCGGAAGTGGGGTCTGCTACTTCCGGTGGATTGTAAGATAAAAGCGCTCTGctaagatatatattttttttaggagcttcttcattttttgtttaaatatacaaacttgatttattttaatgtattttaaacttttaatttatgtaaaaaaactgACAAAAGGGGAAAATAAGGTTTGAACCTTTATTCTGACAGGACTGCGTGAACCCAGCGTGCATTGCGCGAACTAGCAAACATATGAGTGGATCTGAGGAATGAAAGCAGATGACGTTTGATTCCTTACAATcatttcaatattaataaatcaaCTATTTATTAATCAGCAGTAGCATCGGAGGTATCATCCATGACGCTCCCACTACATTAAACTGGTTTAGGTGAGTTAACTGAGTGTGCAGCACTAGCTAGCAGCTAACTGGGTGAACATCTGCTAACCAGTGAACATGCTAGTTCTGTTCAAATCTACTGTTCAACCCATTTGTACCAGAACCACAGAACCGGAAGTGACACCCCTGGTTTCTCCAGCAGCTTCCACCTGCTTCCTGTTGAGTTAACAAACTGATTCAGTGCTGTCGTGTTCCTGTGGAGAgaagtgatgctaacccagttAACACTGGTTCAGAGGAGCTTCTACTGGGATGGAAGTGGTTGTGGTTGCTGACACgtgcatgttgtgtttgtttttttggggggggggggggtcaggttgTGTCATCATGGCGTTCCCTCAGACCAGACCTCAGGctcctcagcttcctcagcATCTTCTCAGGACCATCGAGTGTCAGCAGGGAGCTGTCAGGGCGGTTCGCTTCAACGGTGAGAAACATCTCGAGAGGAACAGGATCTGACATCATTCTTAATCCTGCAAAGGTCTCCATtgtagacagagagatagattAGAGTGATGTCGGGGATCTATGGTAGTTTTACACCTGCTACAGCAGAAAGACGAAGAAACTGTTTTGCATATTTGTTGCCAGACTAAAGTAATTGGAGCATGTTCACTCAGGACTCATGGAAACACAACAGACCCATTTCCCctattttaagacattttatGCACAAATCCTTGAAGAAGTGTTTGTCAGAAATGCTCTTAAAGAAACAGAGGGACTCCAAGTCAGTGGTGCACATGTCATTGTGgtcctcagaaacacacaatgcTCTTTGGGTTCCAGACAGCTGCCGGCTTTTCCCAGAGTTGGTAATCAGGCCTTTGTGTGAACCCTCCATCTTAGTCTCATTCTCAACAGTTTACCCCTGTGTCCTGTCTCCCTGCTCAGCTGATGGGAACTACCTGATGTCCTGTGGCAGTGACAAGTCTCTGAAGCTGTGGAGTGTGAGCACAGGGACCCTGCTGAAGTCGTACAGCGGCCACGGGTACGAGGTTCTGGACGCTGACGGGTGAGTTGATGTCACCACGTCCTCCAACAGGACAGTTGTTCTTTAGAGATttgaatatgaatgaatgagggTCAAGAGAAACTGAATCACCGGccgtgtgttttgttttcttccacaGCTCTTTTGACAACAGCTTGATTTGCACCTGCAGCTCGGACAAGACTGTGATCCTCTGGGACGTGGCCACGGGACAGGTCACACGCAAACTCAGAGGTCATGCCGGGGTCAGTTCAGCGGACTAtaactctgtgtttcctgtttctgtaGAAGTATTTGTCCAGTTGTCTTTACATCACTCTCTTTTCACAGAAAGTCAACTGTGTCCAGTTTAACGAGGAGGCAAATGTAATTTTCTCTGGTGAGTTTTCAATAAAAAGCCTCCGATCAATGAATGATTcactatatatgttttttatcaCAATGTGTAATATGAAATATATCTTACCAGTTGAACACTGAGGCGAGTTTTGTGGTccgtatttatttaaaattgccAAGAGCTCCTCAACACTAATACTGATCCTCAACTAAATAATTCCTcagaaaaatatgtatttgttatgatgtgtgtgtgtttgtgtgtgtttcttcatcCAGGGTCCATCGATGGGACCGTTAGGTGCTGGGACGTCAGGTCCAGAAGATATGAGCCCATCCAGGTTCTGGACGAGGCCACGGACGGCGTCAGCAGCCTGAAGCTGATGCAACACGAGCTGCTCACAGGGTGAGAACAGCTTGTTGCATTTTGAATCAatcacaaaccaacaaactgCTCCTCTACTGCTACAGCTTCAATTCTTAACTGGCGAATAGACATGTTTCCCCAGTTTCATCACCCCTCCATTGTAGTGAGGCACAGACTATAATAATTCACATGCTCATTATTCTGGAATCATCTTCTGTTCAGATCTGTGGACGGCAGACTGAGGCGCTACGACCTGAGGATCGGGCAGCTGCACGTGGACTTCATCAACAGTCAGTCAACATGTTTCAAGAAAATTAATTTCACTGGAAAAAGTAGCAAGAATAGTAGGATCAGATAATTAGAAGCGTTATTAAGTCTATAACACGGGGAAGTGACGTTATATCACCAAGCAAAAACACCTGAAAATGTGAGTTTGTTATAAACATGATCTTAAacttgtgtgtgttccaggtccCATCACGTGCGTTTGTTTCAGTCAAGAC
This is a stretch of genomic DNA from Pleuronectes platessa chromosome 3, fPlePla1.1, whole genome shotgun sequence. It encodes these proteins:
- the wdr83os gene encoding protein Asterix, whose translation is MTANNMSDPKRLNKILRYKPPSTESNPTLEDPTPDYMNLLGMIFSMCGLMLKLKWCAWIAVYCSFISFANSRSSEDTKQMMSSFMLSISAVVMSYLQNPQPMSPPW
- the wdr83 gene encoding WD repeat domain-containing protein 83, whose translation is MAFPQTRPQAPQLPQHLLRTIECQQGAVRAVRFNADGNYLMSCGSDKSLKLWSVSTGTLLKSYSGHGYEVLDADGSFDNSLICTCSSDKTVILWDVATGQVTRKLRGHAGKVNCVQFNEEANVIFSGSIDGTVRCWDVRSRRYEPIQVLDEATDGVSSLKLMQHELLTGSVDGRLRRYDLRIGQLHVDFINSPITCVCFSQDAQCTLSSSLDSTLRLLDKSTGEMLGEFTGHKMKGYKLDCCLTSKDTHVLSCSEDGHVYCWDLVEGSLTLKLSVGQAVVQSLSFHPTETCLLTAMEGRVQVWGAEPKETEEDVMDT